A window of Rubricoccus marinus contains these coding sequences:
- a CDS encoding PAS domain S-box protein, with product MSLDALRPDLAVPLAELATAALADAAFGNADVLARSTVEAVAEALGAGAAVFSGGNLDAGTRALHLVVASGIEPPEAAIAFEGPYAEALAHDAPVESEHLPGLGGPATLLRIGSKHEPLALLAVLGRRLDDDEKAFVRAAASVLHSRLALDRQRHDLAESQDRARAVVETSVDGVITIDERGRIETFNPGAERIFGYDEADVRGQNIHVLMPEPYHSEHDGYIGAYLETGVRRIIGIGREVTGRRASGATFPMDLAVSEVRLASGARMFVGLVRDISERRALEQEVLRIAEDERRRIGQDLHDGLGQTLTGIGLFARGLVRQLDREDSGSAEAARHVVAVVDEADAHARLIARSLVPVELEENGLAAALERMAERARQLYGAEVRAESEGSGVDGAAALSGVAATHLFRIAQEAVSNAAQHGRAQSIRVRLIRGADQLRLRVEDDGVGFKESLRPGGVLETEDGLSPEAPPTRASSDAASGVTRSVSAPARPADHRGMGLRIMHYRAHLAGGTLEIRPGAERGTVVTCTVPLSLA from the coding sequence ATGAGTTTAGACGCCCTCCGCCCGGACCTCGCCGTCCCCCTCGCCGAGCTCGCCACGGCTGCGCTCGCAGACGCGGCCTTTGGCAACGCCGACGTGCTGGCCCGTTCCACCGTCGAGGCCGTCGCCGAAGCGCTCGGCGCGGGCGCCGCCGTCTTCTCTGGCGGCAACCTGGACGCCGGGACGCGCGCGCTCCACCTCGTCGTCGCCTCTGGCATTGAGCCGCCAGAGGCCGCGATCGCGTTCGAGGGGCCGTACGCTGAGGCGCTGGCGCACGACGCGCCCGTCGAGTCCGAGCACCTGCCGGGGCTCGGCGGCCCGGCGACGCTGCTGCGCATCGGCTCCAAGCACGAGCCTCTGGCGCTCCTGGCCGTCCTCGGGCGGCGGCTGGACGACGACGAGAAAGCGTTCGTCCGCGCGGCGGCGTCCGTGCTGCACTCGCGCCTCGCGCTGGACCGCCAGAGGCACGACCTCGCCGAAAGCCAGGACCGCGCCCGTGCCGTCGTCGAGACCTCGGTGGACGGCGTCATCACCATCGACGAGCGCGGCCGGATCGAGACGTTCAACCCCGGCGCGGAGCGGATTTTCGGCTACGACGAGGCCGACGTTCGCGGCCAGAACATCCACGTGCTCATGCCCGAGCCGTACCACTCCGAGCACGACGGCTACATCGGCGCGTACCTGGAGACGGGCGTGCGGCGCATCATCGGCATCGGCCGCGAGGTGACCGGACGGCGGGCCTCTGGCGCGACGTTCCCGATGGACCTCGCCGTCAGCGAGGTACGCCTCGCGAGCGGCGCGCGGATGTTCGTCGGCCTCGTGCGCGACATCTCGGAGCGGCGCGCGCTGGAGCAAGAGGTGCTCCGCATCGCCGAGGACGAGCGCCGCCGCATCGGCCAGGACCTACACGACGGGCTGGGCCAAACGCTGACCGGCATCGGGCTTTTCGCCAGAGGCCTCGTGCGCCAGCTCGATCGCGAGGACTCCGGCTCGGCCGAGGCGGCCCGCCACGTGGTCGCGGTCGTGGACGAGGCCGACGCCCACGCCCGCCTTATCGCGCGCTCGCTGGTGCCGGTAGAGCTGGAGGAGAACGGCCTGGCCGCGGCGCTGGAGCGCATGGCCGAGCGCGCCCGCCAGCTGTACGGCGCCGAGGTCCGCGCGGAGTCCGAAGGCTCGGGCGTGGACGGCGCGGCCGCGCTCTCCGGCGTCGCCGCCACCCACCTGTTCCGCATCGCGCAAGAGGCCGTCTCCAACGCCGCCCAGCACGGGCGCGCGCAGTCCATCCGCGTGCGCCTCATCCGCGGAGCGGACCAGCTCCGCCTCCGCGTCGAGGACGACGGCGTCGGCTTTAAGGAGTCGCTGCGCCCAGGTGGCGTGCTCGAAACCGAGGATGGGCTCTCGCCAGAGGCGCCCCCCACGCGGGCCTCTAGCGACGCGGCCTCTGGCGTCACGCGCAGCGTCTCGGCCCCCGCGCGCCCGGCCGACCACCGCGGCATGGGCCTCCGCATCATGCACTACCGCGCGCACCTCGCCGGGGGCACGCTGGAGATCCGTCCGGGCGCCGAGCGCGGGACGGTCGTGACCTGTACCGTTCCCCTTTCCCTTGCCTGA
- a CDS encoding response regulator transcription factor — MTRILLVDDHPLLRQGLAMTLGAEPDLEIAAQASDAEEALDLYDSAAPDFAIVDISLPGMNGLELLKHLLARDPDLPVLVVSRHDEELYAERAVRAGARGYVSKLRAGDEIVGAVRRVLRGGIHLSEELKDKLLFGAAMGRKDATQSPLEVLSDRELEVFEMTGRGIPSREISERLHLSVKTVESYRARIKTKLGLANGTELMKHAVAWVEGEGAGRSPEA, encoded by the coding sequence ATGACCCGCATCCTCCTCGTCGACGACCACCCGCTCCTGCGCCAGGGTCTCGCGATGACGCTCGGCGCCGAGCCCGACCTCGAGATCGCCGCTCAGGCTTCGGACGCCGAAGAGGCGCTCGACCTCTACGACAGCGCCGCGCCCGACTTCGCGATCGTGGACATCTCGCTACCGGGCATGAACGGCCTGGAGCTTCTCAAGCACCTCCTCGCGCGCGACCCCGACCTCCCCGTTCTCGTCGTCTCCCGCCACGACGAGGAGCTCTACGCCGAGCGCGCCGTCCGCGCAGGCGCCAGAGGCTACGTCTCCAAGCTCCGCGCGGGCGACGAGATCGTGGGCGCGGTCCGGCGCGTGCTCCGCGGCGGCATCCACCTTTCGGAAGAGCTCAAGGACAAGTTGCTCTTCGGCGCCGCGATGGGCCGCAAGGACGCGACGCAGTCGCCGCTGGAAGTGCTGAGCGACCGCGAGCTGGAGGTCTTCGAAATGACCGGGCGCGGGATTCCATCGCGCGAGATCTCCGAGCGGCTGCACCTCAGCGTCAAAACCGTCGAGAGCTACCGGGCGCGGATCAAAACAAAGCTGGGTCTCGCGAACGGGACCGAGCTCATGAAGCACGCCGTGGCCTGGGTGGAGGGCGAGGGCGCCGGGCGTAGCCCAGAGGCGTAG